Genomic window (Candidatus Aminicenantes bacterium):
TCACCCTGTAATTTTGAGATGCCGTACGGATATCCACAAACCGCCGGGGATTCTTCATCATACAGCTCATCGACGGTATAACCGTAAACCGAACAGGAGCTTGCGTAAACAAAGCGTTTGACTCCGGCTTTCTTGGAAATATATCCCAGATACGCCGGTGCGGAGGCGTTAGAGATAAAATTCTGAGCCGGCGAAAATTCCGCCATGGGGTCGTTCGATAATCCGGCCAGAAAAATCACGGTATCGTAGTCGGCCAGGTCCGCCTCAGACAGATCGAAGATGTTTTTATTGATCAGGCCGACCCGCTCGGGCAGATGATTCCCGAACCAGAACAGGTCAGTGACATCCACACTGTACCCCCGCGCAAGCAGATGGGGGATCATTACTGAACCGATATATCCGGCTCCGCCGGCCACCAGAATCTTCATGTCAAAACTCCCTTCTTTTGTGCGGATACTGAAAATAGCCTGACTCCGGAGACTGCAGCCATTGCTCAAGTGTCTGGGCATTGCGGTCCTTTTCCGAAATGATAGGGTCCTTGACCGGCCACTCCACACCGATTTTGGGATCATTCCAGAGAATTCCGGACTCGCCCTGCTTGTTGTACGCCCCGGTGCACTTGTATTGAATGTCCGCGATTTCAGACAATACACAGAAGCCGCGGGCGAATCCCGCCGGCGCCCAGACCTGGCGCCGGTTTTCTTCGGACGCTTCCACTCCCACCCATTGTCCCAATGTGGGTGAGCCTTTGCGAATATCGACAGCCACCAGAAAAGCCGTGCCCCGGGTGACCCGCATCAACTTCCCCATGGGCGGCTCCCATTGAAAATGAAGACCACGGACCACGCCCCGAACTGAACGGGAATGGTTGTCCTGAACAAAATCCAGGTCCAGGCCAATATCCAGAAATTGGTTCCGGCGCCAGGTTTCCATAAAGAATCCCCGATCATCCTGAAATATTTCCGGCACCAGCACAAAAACATCATCCAAGTACTTGGCTTCCAATTGAATACGCATACTGACTCCTCCGTTGATACCGGCGAAAAAGCGCCGATCGGAAAGGTCTTAGTGTAACCCATTCCAGGGCTTTGTCAAGCCGGAGAAGGGCCGGAGAAGGGATGTGAAAACTCAGTAATCAACCTCGGGCATAATGATCCAGAGAATCAGGTAGACCAATACGCCGGGAAAAGCCACGGACATAACCGATACCACCACATAGAGTAGGCGGACCACCGTGGGATCCATGTCGAAGTACTCCGCCAAACCACCGCATACC
Coding sequences:
- a CDS encoding PspC domain-containing protein — translated: MKKRLTRSRRNRMIAGVCGGLAEYFDMDPTVVRLLYVVVSVMSVAFPGVLVYLILWIIMPEVDY
- a CDS encoding NAD-dependent epimerase/dehydratase family protein, encoding MIPKSVWSGRSRTLSFRKRTAMPRHLSNGCSLRSQAIFSIRTKEGSFDMKILVAGGAGYIGSVMIPHLLARGYSVDVTDLFWFGNHLPERVGLINKNIFDLSEADLADYDTVIFLAGLSNDPMAEFSPAQNFISNASAPAYLGYISKKAGVKRFVYASSCSVYGYTVDELYDEESPAVCGYPYGISKLQGEQAVMQMQNDDFSVIALRQGTVSGYSPRMRLDLVVNTMFKSAVTTGEITVNNPAIWRPVLGIRDAAMAYIRAIEANASISGVFNVASGNYTVGEIGDLVMSGVKKFLHKGVKLNIKHIQDYRNYKVSIEKAKKVLSFHPQHNVGSIVEDLVENLDRFKDFDNPNYYNIQVFKRLARENDSQPGREKS
- the rfbC gene encoding dTDP-4-dehydrorhamnose 3,5-epimerase, whose protein sequence is MRIQLEAKYLDDVFVLVPEIFQDDRGFFMETWRRNQFLDIGLDLDFVQDNHSRSVRGVVRGLHFQWEPPMGKLMRVTRGTAFLVAVDIRKGSPTLGQWVGVEASEENRRQVWAPAGFARGFCVLSEIADIQYKCTGAYNKQGESGILWNDPKIGVEWPVKDPIISEKDRNAQTLEQWLQSPESGYFQYPHKRREF